In one Prosthecochloris aestuarii DSM 271 genomic region, the following are encoded:
- a CDS encoding MFS transporter, with protein MNNNASPKRIGPIELAPTIHRSHAWTFFYAAFFSIGFITFLSIGQTYILNVHLNIPVSEQGAISGDLVFLTELITLVFFIPAGILMDRIGRKPVYVAGFLLIAATYILYPFASSVNDMMLYRIIYALAVVAIAGSLSTVLVDYPADRSRGKMVAIVGLLNGLGIVITNQFFGSLPEMLTIKGVDAIQAGFITHFSIAALAVLAAVICAIGLKKGTPVTEEERPALKTLLQSGLVAAKNPRIMLSYTAAFIARGDQSINGTFISLWGITAGLAMGMESGEAFRKGTTIFIITQVAALLWAPLIGPVIDRFNRVSALGFCMFLAMIGNLSVLVLDHPFQNIGYLVFILMGIGQISVFLGAQSLIGQEAPKATRGSVIGAFNISGAIGILLIASVGGRMFDGISPKTPFVIVGIINALLVVYSIYVRIKAPHKLETSPKSA; from the coding sequence ATGAACAATAATGCCTCCCCAAAGAGAATCGGGCCCATCGAGCTGGCACCGACCATACATCGCAGCCATGCCTGGACGTTTTTCTATGCCGCATTTTTTTCCATCGGCTTCATCACCTTTCTCTCGATAGGCCAGACCTACATTCTCAATGTCCATCTCAACATCCCGGTGTCTGAGCAGGGAGCAATCAGCGGCGACCTGGTCTTTCTGACAGAACTGATTACGCTGGTATTTTTTATTCCTGCCGGCATTCTCATGGACCGTATAGGAAGAAAGCCTGTCTATGTGGCAGGGTTCCTGCTCATCGCCGCAACCTATATCCTCTACCCTTTCGCTTCGTCAGTTAACGATATGATGCTCTATCGCATCATCTATGCTCTTGCCGTTGTTGCCATAGCCGGATCACTCTCGACAGTGCTTGTCGACTACCCCGCAGACCGGTCACGAGGCAAAATGGTAGCGATCGTCGGTCTCCTTAACGGGCTTGGAATTGTCATCACCAACCAGTTTTTCGGATCCCTTCCCGAAATGCTCACCATAAAAGGAGTCGACGCAATCCAGGCAGGCTTTATAACTCACTTCTCGATTGCGGCTCTGGCAGTCCTTGCGGCAGTCATCTGCGCCATCGGCCTGAAAAAGGGAACCCCTGTCACCGAAGAAGAACGCCCTGCGCTCAAAACGCTTTTGCAAAGCGGACTCGTCGCAGCCAAAAATCCGCGAATTATGCTCTCCTATACAGCTGCGTTTATTGCACGAGGCGATCAGTCCATCAACGGAACGTTCATCAGTCTCTGGGGAATTACCGCTGGCCTGGCTATGGGTATGGAGTCCGGCGAAGCATTCAGAAAAGGGACAACTATTTTCATCATCACTCAGGTAGCAGCACTGCTCTGGGCGCCTCTGATCGGCCCGGTCATTGACCGTTTCAACCGGGTCAGCGCACTCGGATTCTGCATGTTTCTGGCCATGATCGGCAATCTGTCGGTTCTTGTGCTTGATCACCCGTTTCAAAATATCGGCTATCTGGTCTTTATTCTCATGGGAATCGGACAGATCAGCGTTTTCCTCGGCGCCCAGTCACTGATCGGTCAGGAAGCCCCTAAAGCGACACGAGGTTCGGTAATCGGCGCATTCAATATCAGTGGAGCTATTGGGATTCTGCTTATCGCTTCGGTCGGCGGACGAATGTTTGACGGCATAAGCCCAAAAACACCTTTTGTCATTGTAGGGATTATCAATGCCTTACTGGTAGTCTACAGCATCTATGTGCGCATCAAAGCTCCGCACAAGCTTGAAACAAGCCCTAAAAGCGCATGA
- the gap gene encoding type I glyceraldehyde-3-phosphate dehydrogenase, with product MTKVKVGINGFGRIGRLVFRQALANDKIEITAINDLCDTKTLAHLLKYDSTHGVFNAEVSVEDDKLIVNGKSILICSEKDPAQLPWKELGIDLVVESTGLFTKRAAAAKHLEAGAKKVIISAPAKDAVDATIVVGVNDDIITGEEEIISNASCTTNCLAPMAKVLEDNFGIEKGFMTTVHAVTNDQRILDLPHSDLRRARTAMSSIIPTSTGAAKAIGLVVPELAGRLDGMAMRVPVPDGSVTDLTVILKKPATKEEINAAIQAAAEGNMRGVLEFCTDPIVSQDIVGNANSCIFDSLLTMSTGTMVKVVGWYDNELGYSTRVIDLLEIYSHFV from the coding sequence ATGACAAAAGTGAAAGTCGGCATTAACGGATTCGGACGTATCGGACGTCTTGTTTTTCGCCAGGCACTTGCAAATGACAAAATTGAAATCACGGCAATAAACGACCTGTGTGACACCAAAACACTTGCCCATCTCCTTAAATACGATTCCACGCACGGCGTCTTCAACGCAGAGGTCAGTGTCGAAGATGACAAGCTGATCGTCAACGGAAAGAGTATTCTCATCTGTTCGGAAAAAGATCCGGCACAGCTCCCGTGGAAAGAGCTTGGCATTGATCTGGTCGTCGAATCGACAGGTCTTTTTACCAAACGCGCAGCAGCGGCCAAACACCTTGAAGCCGGCGCTAAAAAAGTCATCATCTCCGCTCCGGCCAAAGACGCAGTGGATGCAACCATTGTTGTCGGTGTCAACGATGACATCATCACCGGCGAAGAGGAAATTATCTCCAATGCAAGTTGCACCACCAACTGCCTGGCTCCAATGGCAAAGGTCCTTGAAGATAATTTCGGGATCGAAAAAGGCTTCATGACCACCGTTCATGCTGTCACCAACGACCAGCGGATTCTCGACCTTCCGCACAGCGATCTTCGCAGGGCACGTACCGCAATGAGTTCGATCATACCGACAAGCACCGGAGCGGCCAAAGCAATCGGCCTTGTAGTACCTGAACTGGCAGGAAGGCTCGACGGCATGGCTATGCGGGTCCCTGTACCGGACGGCTCGGTTACCGACCTTACCGTCATTCTGAAAAAACCGGCAACCAAAGAGGAAATTAACGCTGCGATACAAGCTGCTGCCGAAGGCAACATGCGCGGGGTTCTCGAATTCTGCACCGATCCGATTGTCTCGCAGGATATCGTCGGCAATGCCAACTCCTGTATTTTCGACTCACTGCTCACCATGTCCACCGGCACCATGGTTAAAGTCGTCGGCTGGTACGACAACGAACTCGGTTACTCCACCAGGGTTATCGACCTGCTGGAAATCTACTCGCATTTCGTCTGA
- a CDS encoding ABC transporter ATP-binding protein, whose amino-acid sequence MLEARSIVKTYTIPGQETITILRGVNLNVAAGEMVTIVGASGSGKTTLLNMLGTLDTPDSGDIMFNGMPILSNGGFTLNPKALASFRNTKIGFVFQFHHLLSDFSAAENVAMPEFIATGKLKPAIEKAEELLQSLGLGNRLSHLPSELSGGEQQRVAIARALMNSPMMVLADEPSGNLDSKNSRILYDLIAKLSKEHKTSFIIVTHNEEYAATADRCLSMEDGILH is encoded by the coding sequence ATGCTTGAAGCCCGATCGATTGTCAAAACCTATACCATTCCCGGCCAGGAGACCATCACCATTCTGCGCGGTGTCAACCTGAACGTCGCCGCAGGTGAAATGGTGACCATTGTTGGGGCTTCAGGCAGCGGCAAAACAACCCTGCTCAACATGCTCGGGACACTCGATACTCCCGACAGCGGCGATATCATGTTTAACGGTATGCCGATACTCAGCAATGGAGGCTTTACGCTCAACCCCAAAGCCCTCGCCTCATTCAGGAACACCAAAATCGGTTTTGTCTTTCAGTTTCATCATCTGCTCTCAGACTTCTCCGCGGCCGAAAACGTCGCAATGCCTGAATTCATTGCGACGGGAAAGCTCAAACCTGCGATTGAAAAAGCTGAAGAACTGCTCCAGAGCCTTGGACTCGGCAACCGCCTCAGCCACCTCCCTTCGGAGCTGTCGGGAGGAGAGCAGCAGAGAGTAGCTATCGCCAGAGCATTGATGAACTCCCCTATGATGGTCCTTGCCGATGAACCAAGCGGCAACCTCGACAGCAAAAACAGCAGGATCCTCTACGATTTGATTGCCAAACTCAGCAAGGAACACAAAACCTCATTCATCATCGTTACCCATAATGAGGAATATGCAGCGACAGCCGACCGTTGTCTGAGCATGGAAGACGGCATTCTCCATTGA
- a CDS encoding flavodoxin domain-containing protein: MPNSSQPMKAIILYDTRSVGGSTDRFIDSLGRKLAETGAYVEKAKCKATADYSFIQDFDVVIMGAPVYYLLVSSELLGALIQSNLKKYIKRKKIALFLTCGSPEPMATLMYLPQMKIHLMRNKILAEKVFAPHQLTDDHALSEFVDEITSNYDDSLTSRHASLHWSDEALEMLDMIPPFFQNRIRTITEEYAEEMGYTTITLEVVEEAKGEMERG, encoded by the coding sequence ATGCCCAACTCTTCCCAGCCGATGAAAGCCATTATCCTCTACGATACCCGTTCCGTGGGAGGATCAACCGACAGGTTTATTGACTCCCTTGGCCGTAAGCTTGCCGAAACAGGTGCGTATGTAGAAAAAGCAAAGTGCAAAGCAACAGCAGACTACAGTTTCATTCAGGATTTTGATGTTGTCATCATGGGAGCCCCGGTATACTATCTCCTGGTTTCGTCAGAACTGCTTGGAGCATTGATTCAGAGCAACCTGAAAAAGTATATCAAACGAAAAAAAATAGCACTCTTTCTCACGTGTGGAAGTCCCGAACCAATGGCAACACTGATGTACCTTCCTCAGATGAAAATTCACCTGATGCGCAACAAGATTCTGGCGGAAAAAGTATTCGCGCCACATCAGCTTACCGACGATCATGCGCTGTCGGAATTTGTCGATGAGATCACGTCAAATTACGATGACTCACTGACAAGCCGTCACGCATCTCTCCACTGGTCCGACGAAGCACTGGAAATGCTTGATATGATCCCGCCCTTTTTCCAGAACCGTATCAGAACGATCACGGAAGAATATGCCGAAGAGATGGGATATACAACGATTACTCTGGAAGTCGTTGAAGAGGCAAAAGGAGAAATGGAAAGAGGTTGA
- the mpl gene encoding UDP-N-acetylmuramate:L-alanyl-gamma-D-glutamyl-meso-diaminopimelate ligase, whose product MTNMKPGSSIYFIGIGGTAMASVAVALCQAGYMVSGSDTSLYPPMSDYLYDHAITCHEGFDAEHLAETEPDAIVVGNAVSRGNPELEYALNRHLPMTSMPEIVRTLLIDANTSVVVTGTHGKTTTTSLIAWLFEYASYQPGFLIGGIAENFGAGCRASAGKKNNGWFITEGDEYDSAFFDKRSKFMHYRPDIAIINNIEFDHADIFNSIEDIKRSFRHFVNLVPSEGLLLCNGHDAVALDIASKAFCRVERFGLDKSCDWSARNIEANGERTAFELLHNQIPVGNLEIPLFGTHNILNTLAAIGSASQADIQLPVIAEALRHFKGPKRRMEVIGDFPGNITLIDDFAHHPTAIKATLDALRQRFPSRRIIACFEPRSNTSTRNTFQEEFSSCFDSADIVVLGKVHRPERYQENERLDTRQIVEKIAGKGKAAFAAGLNIEQYPLDIVRFLERTINQNDVIILLSNGSFDNLKTLLAESFNK is encoded by the coding sequence ATGACCAATATGAAACCAGGTTCTTCGATCTACTTTATCGGTATTGGCGGAACAGCCATGGCCTCCGTCGCTGTCGCCCTTTGTCAGGCGGGCTACATGGTCAGCGGTTCAGACACATCACTCTATCCGCCCATGAGCGACTACCTCTACGACCATGCCATCACCTGCCATGAAGGCTTCGATGCCGAACATCTCGCAGAGACAGAGCCTGACGCCATCGTCGTTGGCAATGCCGTGAGCAGAGGAAACCCTGAGCTTGAATATGCACTCAACCGGCATCTGCCCATGACCTCGATGCCTGAAATCGTCCGCACACTGCTCATTGACGCAAACACATCGGTTGTCGTCACCGGAACTCACGGAAAAACAACGACGACATCGCTCATTGCATGGCTGTTCGAATACGCCTCGTATCAACCTGGTTTTCTGATCGGGGGAATCGCTGAAAATTTCGGAGCAGGCTGCAGAGCCTCGGCCGGCAAAAAAAACAATGGGTGGTTCATCACGGAAGGAGACGAATATGACAGTGCGTTTTTTGATAAGCGCAGCAAATTCATGCACTACCGACCGGATATCGCCATCATCAACAACATTGAGTTCGACCATGCCGATATCTTCAACTCCATTGAGGATATCAAACGCTCATTCAGGCACTTTGTCAACCTTGTGCCGTCCGAAGGGCTTCTGCTCTGCAATGGGCACGATGCCGTGGCGCTCGATATAGCCAGCAAAGCGTTCTGCAGGGTTGAGCGCTTCGGCCTTGATAAATCCTGTGACTGGTCGGCCCGCAATATAGAGGCCAATGGAGAGAGAACAGCGTTCGAGCTCCTTCACAATCAAATTCCCGTTGGCAACCTCGAAATCCCGCTATTCGGAACACACAATATCCTCAACACCCTCGCTGCGATTGGCTCCGCAAGCCAGGCCGATATCCAACTGCCCGTCATCGCCGAAGCCCTCAGGCACTTCAAAGGGCCGAAACGCCGGATGGAAGTTATTGGAGATTTTCCCGGCAACATAACCCTTATCGATGATTTTGCTCATCATCCCACGGCCATCAAAGCAACGCTTGATGCGCTTCGCCAGAGATTTCCATCCAGAAGAATCATTGCCTGTTTTGAACCGCGATCCAATACCAGTACCCGAAACACCTTTCAGGAGGAGTTCAGCTCCTGTTTTGACAGCGCCGATATTGTCGTTCTCGGGAAAGTGCACAGGCCCGAACGCTACCAGGAAAACGAACGTCTCGACACCCGTCAGATCGTCGAAAAGATCGCCGGCAAAGGAAAAGCTGCATTTGCGGCAGGACTGAACATTGAACAGTATCCTCTTGATATCGTCCGTTTTCTCGAGCGAACCATCAATCAGAACGATGTCATCATTCTGCTCAGCAACGGAAGTTTTGACAATCTCAAAACGCTTTTAGCCGAAAGTTTTAATAAATAA